In Amyelois transitella isolate CPQ chromosome 26, ilAmyTran1.1, whole genome shotgun sequence, the following proteins share a genomic window:
- the LOC106131932 gene encoding CLIP domain-containing serine protease B8 isoform X1 has protein sequence MRRHVFSLMKSVFFITWVFLILVGANDNNCGLVESSNPIHQNPWHVVLEYHYERRIANRICGGSLIGKRHIITSAHCVEDVGFSIILVALLGEYNMASDRDCERGVCADPVVRMVIASIVIHPEYHNRMKNDLAIIILEADAPYTDFIRPICLPTGNLSRHTTFYASGFGYTPRYKTYSDIKKDITLPYYPNCGRNYNGVTPDLICAGGIEGFDTCWGDSGGPLVRYGKRAELWGVTKGGNNDPCGLQGQPGVYTSVDYHLSWIKKVIGETKGLNTTRKDLIKDEDMLNNSATNNGSTSLFVCFVFIINQWMNIFLKCRYRNNNGYVLVM, from the exons ATGCGTCGGCACGTTTTTAGTTTAATGaaaagtgtattttttattacttggGTGTTTTTAATTCTGGTTGGAGCTAATG ATAATAATTGTGGCCTGGTAGAAAGCTCCAATCCGATTCACCAAAACCCTTGGCATGTGGTTCTTGAGTACCACTATGAACGGCGGATTGCTAATCGAATATGCGGCGGGAGTTTAATAGGAAAGAGACATATCATAACGTCAGCCCATTGCGTTGAAGACGTGGGATTTTCTATAAT aTTGGTAGCATTATTGGGAGAGTACAATATGGCTTCGGACCGTGATTGCGAGCGAGGCGTCTGCGCAGATCCTGTTGTGCGCATGGTTATTGCATCAATCGTAATACATCCTGAATATCACAATCGCATGAAAAACGATCTGgcgattattattttagaagcTGACGCCCCTTATACTG ATTTTATCCGACCGATTTGCTTGCCGACTGGCAATTTGTCTCGTCACACAACATTCTACGCTTCTGGTTTTGGTTATACACCACGCTACAAAACATATTCCGACATAAAAAAGGACATAACCCTACCGTACTACCCGAATTGTGGGAGAAATTATAACGGCGTAACACCGGATTTGATATGTGCAGGCGGGATCGAAGGTTTTGATACTTGCTGGGGAGACTCaggcggtcctttagttagaTATGGAAAACGTGCTGAATTGTGGGGGGTGACGAAAGGAGGCAATAATGATCCTTGCGGTTTGCAGGGGCAGCCAGGTGTGTATACTAGCGTCGATTACCATTTATCATGGATAAAGAAGGTTATTGGAGAAACCAAAGGGTTGAACACAACAAGGAAGGATTTGATTAAAGATGAAGATATGTTAAACAATTCAGCAACGAACAATGGCAGTACTtcactttttgtttgttttgtatttattataaatcagtggatgaatatttttttaaaatgtaggtaccGTAATAATAATGGGTATGTATTAGTGATGTAA
- the LOC132903454 gene encoding uncharacterized protein LOC132903454 — MYVNPRNPAPRSPPPTRPLFGRQTQWDVAVRLLRQKINENREFSSLVRDLVFTIPLLLRIIIEEANMVKVNKKSREEKLEQARLHKKKKYEETLFVLKYPKND; from the exons ATGTACGTTAACCCTAGAAACCCGGCTCCCCGCTCCCCGCCTCCGACTCGCCCGCTATTCGGCAGGCAGACGCAGTGGGACGTGGCTGTGCGTTTGCTTCGCCAAAAAATCAATGAGAATCGTGAATTTTCAAGTTTGGTACGAGATTTGGTCTTTACCATCCCTTTACTTTTAAG aATAATAATAGAAGAAGCAAACATGgttaaagtaaataagaaaAGTCGTGAAGAAAAATTGGAGCAAGCCCGTCTCcacaagaaaaagaaatatgaagaAACTCTCTTTGTACTGAAATACCCAAAGAATGATTGA
- the LOC132903449 gene encoding uncharacterized protein LOC132903449: protein MASRGLSHREIENILELNDTDSMIDGFSDDDDLIFAPSIEEEPREESKESSDNYCSEDEVPLSTIAQISQREDPSQLAQGSSPTPRRVYWKHEENFAPTPPAVYCQSRSRCSFERK from the exons ATGGCTTCAAGAG gtTTGTCTCACCGAGAAATAGAGAACATTTTGGAGTTAAATGATACAGATTCTATGATAGATGGATTTTCGGATGACGATGACCTTATTTTTGCTCCTAGCATTGAAGAAGAACCTCGAGAAGAAAGTAAGGAAAGTTCAGATAACTATTGTAGTGAAGATGAAGTGCCACTATCTACTATAGCACAAATATCGCAGAGAGAAGACCCTTCTCAGCTTGCTCAAGGTTCTTCACCAACACCACGGCGAGTTTACTGGAAACATGAAGAAAACTTCGCACCAACTCCACCAGCAGTTTACTGCCAATCTAGAAGTAGATGCAGCttcgaaagaaaataa
- the LOC132903455 gene encoding uncharacterized protein LOC132903455, which translates to MLVIVCSSVLLTICLLSCVYILLKRQRGGNLTEYRDSITVDNKSESGVLTANTSHTNLANVKESSINAQNRIYSAPIHMRNNSKHELYEISPYAQFAVGFRTFGHVENQDLPSRHSKHSRYDTETSFQVCSESEDSDSISKSTLKSAPRKMCRTPHHR; encoded by the exons ATGTTAGTGATTGTATGCAGTTCAGTCTTGTTGACTATTTGTCTGCTGAGCTGCGTCTATATACTACTGAAAAGGCAAAG AGGGGGCAACCTGACAGAATACCGCGACTCCATTACAGTAGATAACAAATCTGAGAGCGGCGTGTTGACTGCGAACACTTCTCACACCAACTTGGCGAATGTTAAGGAGAGTTCCATTAACGCACAAAACAGGATATACAGCGCGCCCATACACATGAGGAACAATAGTAAACATG aacTGTACGAAATCAGCCCTTACGCACAATTTGCGGTGGGATTCCGGACATTCGGCCACGTTGAGAATCAAGACTTGCCCAGTCGTCATAGCAAACACAGCAGATATGATACAG agaCGAGTTTTCAAGTGTGTTCAGAGTCGGAGGATAGCGATAGTATATCAAAATCAACGCTCAAAAGTGCCCCAAGAA AAATGTGCAGAACTCCTCACCACAGATAA
- the LOC106131932 gene encoding CLIP domain-containing serine protease B8 isoform X2 yields MRRHVFSLMKSVFFITWVFLILVGANDNNCGLVASSNPIHQNPWHVVLEYHYERRIANRICGGSLIGKRHIITSAHCVEDVGFSIILVALLGEYNMASDRDCERGVCADPVVRMVIASIVIHPEYHNRMKNDLAIIILEADAPYTDFIRPICLPTGNLSRHTTFYASGFGYTPRYKTYSDIKKDITLPYYPNCGRNYNGVTPDLICAGGIEGFDTCWGDSGGPLVRYGKRAELWGVTKGGNNDPCGLQGQPGVYTSVDYHLSWIKKVIGETKGLNTTRKDLIKDEDMLNNSATNNGSTSLFVCFVFIINQWMNIFLKCRYRNNNGYVLVM; encoded by the exons ATGCGTCGGCACGTTTTTAGTTTAATGaaaagtgtattttttattacttggGTGTTTTTAATTCTGGTTGGAGCTAATG ATAATAATTGTGGCCTGGTAGCAAGCTCCAATCCGATTCACCAAAACCCTTGGCATGTGGTTCTTGAGTACCACTATGAACGGCGGATTGCTAATCGAATATGCGGCGGGAGCTTAATAGGAAAGAGACATATCATAACGTCAGCCCATTGCGTTGAAGACGTGGGATTTTCTATAAT aTTGGTAGCATTATTGGGAGAGTACAATATGGCTTCGGACCGTGATTGCGAGCGAGGCGTCTGCGCAGATCCTGTTGTGCGCATGGTTATTGCATCAATCGTAATACATCCTGAATATCACAATCGCATGAAAAACGATCTGgcgattattattttagaagcTGACGCCCCTTATACTG ATTTTATCCGACCGATTTGCTTGCCGACTGGCAATTTGTCTCGTCACACAACATTCTACGCTTCTGGTTTTGGTTATACACCACGCTACAAAACATATTCCGACATAAAAAAGGACATAACCCTACCGTACTACCCGAATTGTGGGAGAAATTATAACGGCGTAACACCGGATTTGATATGTGCAGGCGGGATCGAAGGTTTTGATACTTGCTGGGGAGACTCaggcggtcctttagttagaTATGGAAAACGTGCTGAATTGTGGGGGGTGACGAAAGGAGGCAATAATGATCCTTGCGGTTTGCAGGGGCAGCCAGGTGTGTATACTAGCGTCGATTACCATTTATCATGGATAAAGAAGGTTATTGGAGAAACCAAAGGGTTGAACACAACAAGGAAGGATTTGATTAAAGATGAAGATATGTTAAACAATTCAGCAACGAACAATGGCAGTACTtcactttttgtttgttttgtatttattataaatcagtggatgaatatttttttaaaatgtaggtaccGTAATAATAATGGGTATGTATTAGTGATGTAA